The following proteins come from a genomic window of Lycium ferocissimum isolate CSIRO_LF1 chromosome 4, AGI_CSIRO_Lferr_CH_V1, whole genome shotgun sequence:
- the LOC132053423 gene encoding transcription elongation factor 1 homolog, whose translation MGKRKSKSKPPPKKRMDKLDTVFSCPFCSHGTSVECRIDMKNLIGEANCRICQESFSTTVTALTEPIDIYSEWIDECERVNNYEEEDVSYRS comes from the exons ATGGGGAAGAGGAAGTCAAAGTCAAAGCCACCTCCAAAGAAGAGGATGGACAAACTTGATACTGTTTTCAGCTGTCCTTTCTGTAGCCATGGCACCAGTGTGGAATGTCGCAT TGATATGAAAAACTTGATTGGCGAGGCAAATTGCAGGATCTGCCAAGAGAGCTTCAGCACCACtgtcacag CACTAACGGAGCCCATTGATAT ATACAGTGAATGGATCGACGAGTGTGAACGAGTCAACAACTACGAAGAGGAAGATGTTTCTTATAGATCCTAA
- the LOC132053421 gene encoding transcription factor VOZ1 produces MRKVSKRGACKSASHQLFKDRAKNRVDDLQGVLTNLQSARKESRTFDVGLLEEQVHQMLREWKSELNEPSPASSFQGGSRVSSSADIYKLLLGEEEDDATSGLAAPKPEPDAQKVSVTGFQEGYNVTQVLHEQGFQLVDQCNKGLPLMVNNAGVNNLGIATQLDYHSFDLHQEYDQQYLPGFDALNLCLEDAMPPIHISPPPSAFLGPKCALWDCPRPAMGSDWCQKSQDYCSDYHASLAPNEGYPGRPPVVRPTGIGLKDNLLFQALCAKAHGKDVGVPECEGAATAKSPWNAPELFDLKVVEGETIREWLFFDKPRRAFESGNRKQRSLPDYNGRGWHESRKQMMNEFGGLKRSYYMDPQPMKNLEWHLYEYEINKYDACALYRLELKLVDGKKSPKGKLTNVSVADLQKQMGRLTAEFPLDNKRTVKGRAKANMKNVGNIHAAPVPIVPTCEGYDYGTTDPYDYLVDDLDGYFVT; encoded by the exons ATGAGGAAGGTTTCGAAGAGGGGTGCATGTAAGTCTGCATCGCACCAGCTCTTCAAGGACAGGGCAAAGAACCGTGTCGATGATCTGCAGGGTGTGTTAACTAATCTACAATCTGCAAGGAAGGAAAGCCGAACTTTTGATGTTGGGTTGCTTGAAGAGCAAGTCCACCAGATGCTGCGAGAATGGAAATCCGAGCTCAATGAACCATCCCCGGCTTCTTCTTTCCAG GGAGGAAGTCGTGTTTCATCATCAGCAGATATCTATAAACTGCTATTGGGTGAGGAAGAAGATGATGCCACCAGTGGATTAGCTGCACCTAAGCCTGAGCCTGATGCTCAAAAAGTTAGTGTTACGGGTTTTCAAGAG GGTTACAATGTAACTCAGGTGCTGCACGAGCAAGGTTTCCAGTTGGTTGATCAATGCAACAAAGGCTTGCCTCTAATGGTTAATAACGCAGGAGTTAACAATCTCGGCATTGCAACACAATTGGATTACCATTCTTTTGATTTGCATCAAGAATACGATCAGCAGTACTTACCTGGTTTTGATGCTTTAAATCTTTGTCTAGAGGATGCTATGCCTCCTATTCATATTAGTCCTCCTCCCTCTGCTTTCTTGGGGCCGAAATGTGCACTTTGGGATTGTCCTCGACCTGCGATGGGGTCCGACTGGTGTCAGAAGTCTCAAGACTACTGCAGTGACTATCATGCTTCTCTTGCACCTAACGAAGGCTATCCTGGGAGACCTCCAGTTGTTCGGCCAACGGGTATTGGCTTAAAGGATAATTTGCTTTTTCAAGCTCTTTGTGCAAAGGCACATGGAAAAGACGTTGGTGTTCCCGAGTGTGAGGGTGCTGCCACGGCAAAGTCCCCCTGGAATGCACCTG AGCTCTTTGATCTTAAGGTTGTTGAAGGTGAAACTATTAGGGAGTGGCTTTTCTTTGATAAGCCTCGAAGAGCATTTGAAAGTGGAAATAGGAAGCAGAGGTCATTACCCGACTATAATGGACGGGGTTGGCATGAGTCAAGGAAGCAAATGATGAATGAATTTGGAGGGCTGAAGAGATCCTACTACATGGATCCACAACCGATGAAAAATCTTGAATGGCATCTTTACGAGTATGAGATCAACAAGTATGATGCATGTGCCTTGTACAGATTGGAACTGAAACTTGTTGATGGAAAAAAAAGCCCCAAAGGGAAGTTAACCAATGTCTCAGTTGCTGATCTGCAAAAGCAAATGGGAAGACTGACTGCTGAATTTCCTTTGGACAATAAGCGAACCGTTAAGGGCAGAGCAAAGGCCAATATGAAAAATGTGGGAAACATTCATGCTGCACCGGTTCCAATTGTTCCAACTTGTGAAGGGTATGATTATGGGACCACCGATCCGTACGATTATCTTGTAGACGATCTGGATGGCTACTTCGTAACATAA